One window of the Dreissena polymorpha isolate Duluth1 chromosome 5, UMN_Dpol_1.0, whole genome shotgun sequence genome contains the following:
- the LOC127831730 gene encoding forkhead box protein L2-like codes for MDFTTARYALSEPNLKFASTGNYLPSDSGYENTHSSIFVSNSNLTYPKYGVNAPTNINVNLSRRYQEYAHDLNPNDETDLEKVAKGDSDPNECQDVKHKPELTRGMLAPKGTVGDGGDRRKEHICEVVEDTNYIVKLEKMSPESGLKETPKSANSPDKKKEAKNKDQDPNIKPPYSYVALIAMAIKESGEKRLTLSAIYQFITGKFPYYEKNKKGWQNSIRHNLSLNECFVKVPREGGGERKGNYWTLDPAFEDMFEKGNYRRRRRMKRPYRPAIALSKSFFGDPSHCAFGQFPFARNYFSPPPYSQYSYASWSLPGHSPPGGPTAGTNMGYASCGQGRGLSPGSASLGPCGYGSLQNGFQLGANSSGSHYPQIPDYPSLPAPTSSLSFSCRQQPEAFNPVHYAYWSDR; via the exons ATGGATTTTACGACAGCGCGATATGCATTAAGCGAACCGAATTTGAAATTCGCGTCGACGGGAAATTATTTGCCATCCGATTCAGGTTATGAAAATACTCATTCTAGTATTTTTGTTTCTAATTCAAATCTTACCTATCCCAAATATGGCGTCAACGCGCCAACTAACATTAACGTAAATCTCTCGAGACGTTACCAGGAATATGCTCACGACTTAAACCCGAACGACGAAACGGACCTTGAAAAAGTCGCTAAGGGCGATAGTGACCCGAACGAATGTCAAGATGTTAAACATAAACCGGAGTTGACTAGAGGGATGTTGGCGCCTAAGGGAACTGTGGGTGATGGTGGAGATCGACGAAAAGAACATATATGCGAAGTAGTTGAAGATACTAATTACATTGTGAAACTGGAGAAAATGTCACCAGAATCAGGACTTAAAGAAACGCCAAAGTCCGCCAACTCTCCTGATAAAAAGAAAG AGGCGAAGAACAAAGACCAGGACCCGAACATCAAGCCGCCGTACTCCTATGTGGCGCTCATAGCAATGGCGATCAAGGAGTCCGGGGAGAAGCGTCTGACGCTCAGCGCCATTTACCAATTTATCACCGGCAAGTTCCCCTACTACGAGAAAAACAAGAAGGGCTGGCAGAACAGCATCCGCCACAACCTCAGCCTAAACGAGTGTTTCGTCAAGGTTCCGCGAGAGGGCGGTGGAGAGCGGAAGGGGAATTACTGGACGCTCGATCCCGCGTTCGAAGATATGTTCGAAAAGGGGAACTATCGACGCCGGCGGCGAATGAAGCGCCCCTACAGGCCGGCAATTGCGCTATCAAAGTCATTTTTCGGGGACCCTTCACACTGCGCGTTTGGACAATTTCCTTTCGCGAGAAACTATTTTTCTCCGCCGCCTTACTCACAGTATTCGTACGCGTCCTGGTCACTTCCTGGCCACAGTCCCCCGGGCGGCCCCACGGCGGGGACCAATATGGGATACGCGTCCTGTGGGCAGGGGCGGGGCTTGTCACCAGGCAGCGCCTCTCTGGGACCGTGTGGGTACGGATCTTTGCAAAACG GATTCCAGCTGGGCGCCAACTCCTCAGGTAGCCACTACCCGCAGATACCCGACTACCCCTCCTTGCCGGCGCCAACGTCGTCCCTGTCGTTCTCCTGTCGACAACAACCGGAGGCTTTCAACCCCGTCCACTATGCTTACTGGTCAGACAGATAA